The DNA sequence AGCTTCTTTCATTTCATCAAAAGAAGGGCATATACCTTGCGTATCCAGATAATTTTGTAGATAAAGCAATAATTGATGTTGTTTACGTGTTAACATACAATTTTCTTTCAATTATTAAGAAATAAATTGATTATAGTTCTAGTTTAGTTCAAAAAATTCGTCAAGCAATTTTAATATTAAAACCCATGATTTTCAATAATGAGTGTCTCGACTATAGAACCGTGGGTTAAGGCCGGGGCAAAAGGTGTGCGAACAATTAAAGCATTTGCTTCAGCTAGGTTTGATAGAACAGAGCTATCTTGTAATATAAAAGGTTCTACCCATAACCCAGGCTTTTCAAGATTTTTTAAAATTTTCATGTGAGCTCTTAAATAATCTTGGCGTTGATCATTAGCAGGTAAGTTACCTACAAGGTATGCTTGTAAGATAGTATGACAAAGGGGTGTGGTTTGGCCCAATAATGTATATATTGCTTTTTTTAAAAAGATAAATGCACCAATAAAAGTGGAAACCGGATTACCTGGCAATCCTAAAACAGGTATATTTTTGTAATGTCCAAACATTAAGGGTTTGCCAGGCCGCATAGCGATTTTCCAAAAATCCAGATCAAACCCATTTTGCTTAAAAGCTGATTTAGTTAGATCATAAGCGCCAACCGACATGCCTCCTGATACAACTAACATATCTAGTTTTTCTATATGGATTAATCGTGATATAATTTGCTTTTCATTATCTTCTACAATACCCAATTGAATAGGAATACCACCAAAAATACTAACAAGATGAGCAAGAGAAATATGATTACTGCTATAAATCTGTTCTTTTGTTTTGGGTAATCCTGGTAATACAATTTCATTACCTGTACATAAAATACCTATATAAGGTTTGCATTTGATAGGTAGTTGGTTATAACCTGCAGCAGCTAATAAAGCTAGATGACGTGAGGTTAGTTTAACACCTTTACTTACAAGAATTTGATTTTCCTTAAAATCTATTCCTTGCTGACGAACATGTTGGCCAATTTTTAAAGAACCTTGTTGAACTCTGATAGAATTATTATTAAAAATTACATTTTCTTGTATGATAATACTATTTGCGCCTAAAGGGAGATGACCCCCGGTAAAAATGCGCACAGCTTCACCCGGTAAAAGAATACGATCAAAAGATTGACCTGCGGCTATTTCACCAATTACATGAAAATTTAAAGGTAAAGATTCTGTTCCATTTAAATGTATGGCATATCCATCCATAGCAGAAATAGGAGAAATGGGATTATCAAATGAAGATTTAATATCTTCACCTAATATGCGATCAAGACAAAGATCTAGAGACAAATATTCAAGGTTAGTAGAGACTAAATTATGTATGATTTTTATTAAGGCGTCTTCAACAGATATCAATTTTTTGCCTTGTAAATACCAGATTTACCACCTGATTTATAAATCAATTGAACATTGCTTATGGACATCGATTTTTCAACAGCTTTACACATATCATAGATAGTAAGAGCGCATATGGTAACGCTGGTTAATGCTTCCATCTCAACCCCCGTTGGGCCATGGGTTTCACACTTGCTTGTAATAAGAAGATGAGAATGTTTGGTGTCGAATTGATAGTCAATTTCAATGTGGTTGATCATAAGAGGATGACATAATGGAATTAAATCTGATGTCTTTTTTGCGGCCATAATGCCAGCTAATTTAGCAGTTGTTAAAACCTCACCTTTGGCGATTTTATTATTTTGAATTAATTGCAAGGTTTGTTTTGTCATTAAAATAATACATTGGGCAATAGCAATACGTTTGGTTGCCATTTTTTTTGAAACATTAACCATTTGAATTTGATGATCTTTGTTGATATGAGTAAAAGATTTCATATAAAAAATTTAGATTACTGATATATAATAAATCCCAATTAGTGCACCAAATAATTAAGGCTGCTGAGATAAAATTTCTTTTAACCTTGTTTCATTAATATGTATGGGAAATTCCTTCTTTAAAGATTCCTTAAATAAATCCATAACTATTGATTTATAATCTTCTGTTATTGTTTGTGAAAATTTTTTGTATAATTCTTGATCAGTTTTCAAATCGATAGGTTGGATTTCTTTAAGTTGCGCTATAATTATATTTTTACCATCAGGAAAAGATAGAGCTTGATTTGGTTTGAGATCAAAGATCCTTGTTGCAAGAGCGCTTGGAATATTATTGGGTAAATCTGCACTATCCCGGAAAAAAGGTTGGGATCTTTTAACATCAACGTTTATATTTTGTGCAAGTTTTTTAATATCTACACCTTGGTTAATTTTTTCTACATAATCTTTGCCAAGTTTGTCTAAAGCTTTGATTTGTTCACCTTCCTGCCAATCTTTCAGAACAGTTGACCGTGCTTGATCAAAAGTTAAAGGTTTTGATTCAATAATTTCTGTTACCGCAACAGCAAAATAACCCCCATCTTTTCTTGATACTAAATTAGAATCCTGACCAATATCTGTTGAAAATATTAGATCAACTACAGCAGAATCAAGTGATGCTTTAGATGATGGATTTGTTTTCTCAATTTCACTAAGTTTTTGTGCTTTAAATCCTATTTTTTCAGCAGCTTCTGTCATATCTAACCCAGAGGCTTTGGCATCTTCATATTGGTTGATCAAATCGGCAATTTTTTCTGCAGCCAAACGTTGTTTTACAGATTCAATAAGATTGGGTTTAGCTTTGTCAAAAGTAATTGTTTGAGCAGGATCTATTTGGGTTACATGTAAAATATGCCATCCAACAAGACCCTGGGTAGGCTCAACAAAATCACCCTTATTTATGTTTGTAGCAAAGGTTTTTTCCATTAAATTGGGATTAAATCCAGGGGGAGGAGCATCTCTAGTAATTTTGCCAAGGTTAATGATATCTAAATTTTGGTTTTTAGCAATTTGTTCAAATTTTATACCTTTTTTTAAATCACTAAATGCTTTGGCAGCTTCTTCTTGATTTTTGAAAACAATTTGTTCCACAGTTCTGGTTTCAGGTGTAAAAAAATCCCTTTGTCTTACATCGTATTCTTCCTGAAGTTCAGCATCAGATGGATTGATTTGCTCCACCAGAGCATCAGGAGTAATTTCAACTAGTAAAGCATTTCTTTTTTCTGGGACCATGTAAGCATTTTTATGAGCTTCATAAAAACTTTTTAAAGTTTGTTCATCACTTTGGGGTATAGATGTAATCATGGATGGTTTTAAAATAAAACTTTCAGCTACTCGTCTTTCATACCTGTATTGATATAAAATATTAAGAAGAAATTCTGGAGATGTAATACCACTAGTCAATCCATCAATAAGTTGGTTTTGAACAAGATTTTGTTTCAAATTATTAAAATAATCTTGTTCGGTTAACCCACTTTGGGCAAGCAAACTTTGCATTTTAAGTCTACTAAATTGACCGAATTCATTTTTAAAAGCAGGTTCTTGACCTATATAGTTAAATATTTCACTTTCAGGCAAATTTAATCCGATTTGGGTTGTTTTTTGGACAAATAAAGCTTGGCTGACTAAATTATCTATCACAGTTTGGTCCATTCCCAATTGCACAGCTTGAGCTGTAGATAAATTAGAACCAAAAGCATTTTGTAAACGCTGAATAGTTTGGGTGAATTTTTGTTGAAAAGTTTGCTCATTAATATCAATTTTCCCAACTTTTATTAAAGTAGGGGTACGTCCCCCTTGTCTAAAAATGTCCCCAATACCCCATATTGTAAAAGAACAAATAAGGATAAAAAATAAAATTTTGGCAATTAATCCAGATGTTTTATTTCGAATTGTGCTAAGCATAGGATAAGTTTCGTTTACAAATAAAAATTACTATCTACGTTGTTTTCTCTATATAGTTAATCTAATATCATATTGATTTTGTCTCAATATAATCGTTCATAAAATATTATAAGGTAAAATGGAAGAAAAAAATCCTTTGATTGTGGGTAATTGGAAAATGAATGGCTTGCTTAGTGAAGGGCAAAGCTGGATAAATTTTTTATCTAACCATTTACCAGAAGGTTTTTTAACCAGTGATTTGGTTGTTTGCCCACCCAATACCTTACTTTTTTTGTTTAATGATTTGATTCATAAAAAAACATCCCATCAAAAATTTATAAAACTTGGTGCACAAAATTGTCATGATCAAGAATATGGGGCTTTTACTGGTGAGATATCACCTTTAATGCTTAAAGATATAGGATGTTCTTATGTCATCCTTGGTCATTCTGAAAGACGTTATTATTTTGCTGAAACTAATACACTAATCTGTTCTAAAGTACGAACAGCTCTTAAAGCAGGATTAAAAGTTATCTTATGTATTGGTGAAACAAAAAAAGAAAAAGATGAGGGCAAAACTCTATCAGTTTTACAAAATCAATTAGAACAGTCTATTCCCTCCGATACAAATCAAATAAAAAATTTAGTAATCGCTTATGAACCGGTTTGGGCAATTGGAACAGGCAAAATTCCAACATTAGATGATATTCAAATGGTTCATGATTATATTGAATCGTTGATCGCTATAAGAATTGGCAAACACCACCAAAATAGGATCCTTTATGGGGGATCGGTACAACCCAATAATGCAAAACAAATTTTTGATATTAAAAATGTTGGTGGGCTTTTAGTTGGTGGTGCAAGTTTAAATGCAAAAATCTTTTTACAAATAATAGAAGCTTGTTATGATAAATAATCATATTGTTTCAAGAACATATTTTTGTATGCTAAAAATATGTTTGATGGTAAACCTTCTCTAGCACTATTTCAATTAAGCAAAGGTTATTATGGAAAAAATTATATTAACATTACATCTTATTGTAGCTATTATCATGGTTGCGGTTATTCTCATTCAAAAAAATGAAGGTGGTGGACTTGGAATTGGTGGTGGTAGTGGTATGTCTGGTTTTATGACAGGGCGGAGTGCCGCTAATTTTTTAACAAGGGTAACAGCTATTTTAGCAGCTTGTTTTTTCTTAACCAGTATAGCTTTAGTTATTGTTTCTAACCAAAAAGATATAACATCACCTTTTGATCAGCTTGAAAAATCTTCTAGCTCATCTTCACCTAATAATTCTTTACCTGCAGAACAAAAAGATAATTTACCTACAGTTCCTGTTGGACAATAATATTAATTGTGAAAAAACTTTGACTAGATTTATTTTCATTACAGGTGGTGTTGTTTCATCTTTAGGAAAAGGTATCGCAACAGCTGCTTTGGGAGCTTTATTACAAGCTCATAATTTTAAAGTAAGATTACGTAAATTGGATCCTTATTTAAATGTCGATCCTGGAACAATGAGCCCTTACCAACATGGAGAGGTTTATGTAACTAATGATGGGGCTGAAACAGATTTAGATTTAGGTCATTATGAACGTTTTACTGGAATAGCTTCAAGGCAAAGCGATAGTTTAACAAGTGGACGTATTTACTCAACAGTTATTGCCAAAGAGCGACGTGGAGATTATCTAGGGGCAACAGTCCAGGTGATTCCTCATGTGACCGATGCTATCAAAGATTTTATTAAGGCTGATCTTAATGATGAAGATTTTGTTCTTTGTGAAATTGGTGGAACAGTAGGAGATATAGAAAGTCTACCTTTTCTTGAAG is a window from the Alphaproteobacteria bacterium genome containing:
- a CDS encoding SurA N-terminal domain-containing protein — encoded protein: MLSTIRNKTSGLIAKILFFILICSFTIWGIGDIFRQGGRTPTLIKVGKIDINEQTFQQKFTQTIQRLQNAFGSNLSTAQAVQLGMDQTVIDNLVSQALFVQKTTQIGLNLPESEIFNYIGQEPAFKNEFGQFSRLKMQSLLAQSGLTEQDYFNNLKQNLVQNQLIDGLTSGITSPEFLLNILYQYRYERRVAESFILKPSMITSIPQSDEQTLKSFYEAHKNAYMVPEKRNALLVEITPDALVEQINPSDAELQEEYDVRQRDFFTPETRTVEQIVFKNQEEAAKAFSDLKKGIKFEQIAKNQNLDIINLGKITRDAPPPGFNPNLMEKTFATNINKGDFVEPTQGLVGWHILHVTQIDPAQTITFDKAKPNLIESVKQRLAAEKIADLINQYEDAKASGLDMTEAAEKIGFKAQKLSEIEKTNPSSKASLDSAVVDLIFSTDIGQDSNLVSRKDGGYFAVAVTEIIESKPLTFDQARSTVLKDWQEGEQIKALDKLGKDYVEKINQGVDIKKLAQNINVDVKRSQPFFRDSADLPNNIPSALATRIFDLKPNQALSFPDGKNIIIAQLKEIQPIDLKTDQELYKKFSQTITEDYKSIVMDLFKESLKKEFPIHINETRLKEILSQQP
- the tpiA gene encoding triose-phosphate isomerase, producing the protein MEEKNPLIVGNWKMNGLLSEGQSWINFLSNHLPEGFLTSDLVVCPPNTLLFLFNDLIHKKTSHQKFIKLGAQNCHDQEYGAFTGEISPLMLKDIGCSYVILGHSERRYYFAETNTLICSKVRTALKAGLKVILCIGETKKEKDEGKTLSVLQNQLEQSIPSDTNQIKNLVIAYEPVWAIGTGKIPTLDDIQMVHDYIESLIAIRIGKHHQNRILYGGSVQPNNAKQIFDIKNVGGLLVGGASLNAKIFLQIIEACYDK
- a CDS encoding molybdopterin molybdotransferase MoeA, with product MISVEDALIKIIHNLVSTNLEYLSLDLCLDRILGEDIKSSFDNPISPISAMDGYAIHLNGTESLPLNFHVIGEIAAGQSFDRILLPGEAVRIFTGGHLPLGANSIIIQENVIFNNNSIRVQQGSLKIGQHVRQQGIDFKENQILVSKGVKLTSRHLALLAAAGYNQLPIKCKPYIGILCTGNEIVLPGLPKTKEQIYSSNHISLAHLVSIFGGIPIQLGIVEDNEKQIISRLIHIEKLDMLVVSGGMSVGAYDLTKSAFKQNGFDLDFWKIAMRPGKPLMFGHYKNIPVLGLPGNPVSTFIGAFIFLKKAIYTLLGQTTPLCHTILQAYLVGNLPANDQRQDYLRAHMKILKNLEKPGLWVEPFILQDSSVLSNLAEANALIVRTPFAPALTHGSIVETLIIENHGF
- the moaC gene encoding cyclic pyranopterin monophosphate synthase MoaC → MKSFTHINKDHQIQMVNVSKKMATKRIAIAQCIILMTKQTLQLIQNNKIAKGEVLTTAKLAGIMAAKKTSDLIPLCHPLMINHIEIDYQFDTKHSHLLITSKCETHGPTGVEMEALTSVTICALTIYDMCKAVEKSMSISNVQLIYKSGGKSGIYKAKN
- the secG gene encoding preprotein translocase subunit SecG translates to MEKIILTLHLIVAIIMVAVILIQKNEGGGLGIGGGSGMSGFMTGRSAANFLTRVTAILAACFFLTSIALVIVSNQKDITSPFDQLEKSSSSSSPNNSLPAEQKDNLPTVPVGQ